A genomic stretch from Narcine bancroftii isolate sNarBan1 chromosome 9, sNarBan1.hap1, whole genome shotgun sequence includes:
- the mchr2b gene encoding melanin concentrating hormone receptor 2b, protein MNGWNGSDRRLWGVNDTEGFGVSSPWNMSTGHSWEDTVMMHILPSVYGILCVVGVGANSLVIHTLLACKTKGMSDVYVLSLAIADLLFLLGMPFTIHQLVRDRHWIFGELMCKAVTVIDVSNQFTTVGIITVLCIDRYIAIVHPTTERRTMRRTILVNGLVWLGSLLLTVPVMLYSRTMRMGDFEVCALDLPDGAKDVYWYTLYQSTLGFIIPLIIISTFYSLTIFHVFKSLRRVGRKQSVQAKRATKTVLIVIAVFLLCWSPFHVMQVVNLTAVHSTLIFLYIYHISICLSYAHSCINPLLLLFFAKNFQERLCGIVPKSSATSQVRLAATRRGGACETVEVEYKSSVL, encoded by the exons ATGAATGGATGGAACGGGTCCGACCGAAGGCTCTGGGGGGTGAACGACACCGAAGGCTTCGGCGTGTCCAGTCCGTGGAATATGTCGACGGGCCACTCTTGGGAGGACACGGTGATGATGCACATCTTGCCCTCGGTGTACGGAATCCTGTGCGTCGTGGGAGTCGGGGCAAACAGCTTGGTTATCCACACGCTGCTGGCCTGCAAGACCAAGGGGATGTCGGACGTCTACGTGCTGAGCTTAGCCATCGCCGACCTGCTGTTTCTGCTAGGAATGCCCTTCACCATCCACCAGCTGGTCCGAGACAGGCACTGGATCTTTGGGGAGCTCATGTGCAAGGCGGTGACGGTCATCGATGTCAGTAACCAGTTCACCACGGTGGGCATCATCACTGTCTTGTGCATAGACAG GTATATTGCAATAGTCCACCCCACAACAGAGAGGAGGACCATGCGTCGGACGATATTGGTCAATGGTCTTGTGTGGCTCGGCAGCTTACTGCTGACAGTTCCTGTCATGTTGTATTCCAGGACGATGCGAATGGGAGATTTTGAAGTATGTGCACTTGATCTACCTGATGGAGCAAAGGACGTGTACTGGTATACACTCTACCAGTCCACGCTGGGATTTATTATTCCTCTAATTATTATAAGCACCTTCTACTCACTGACTATCTTTCATGTCTTCAAATCCCTCAGAAGAGTGGGTAGGAAGCAATCAGTGCAGGCAAAGAGGGCAACTAAGACTGTGCTCATAGTTATTGCTGTCTTTCTGCTGTGTTGGTCACCTTTTCACGTGATGCAGGTAGTTAATTTAACAGCTGTGCACTCCACTTTGATTTTTCTCTACATCTACCACATCAGTATCTGTCTGAGCTATGCCCACAGCTGCATCAACCCTCTCCTGCTCCTGTTCTTCGCAAAGAATTTCCAGGAGCGCTTGTGTGGCATAGTGCCAAAGAGCAGTGCCACCTCTCAAGTCCGATTAGCTGCCACTCGCAGAGGAGGAGCTTGCGAGACTGTGGAAGTGGAGTATAAGAGCTCAGTCCTCTGA